The genomic interval GGCCTGGTCCAGGCTCTGGCCGACCGCCCAAGTGAACAGCCCGGCCATCAGGTAGAACAGGCCGATCACCTTGTGCGGGTTCATGCGGTCCATCGCCCAGCCGACCGCCACCGCGCTGAGCACGCCGCCGAACTGGAACAGCGCGCCGACGAAGGCGGCCCGCTCCATGCTCGCGCCGCTGTCGCGCAGCAGCGTCGGCAGCCAGCTGGTCAGCAGGTAGACGATCACCAGCCCCATGAAATAGGTGAGCCAGAGCAGCAGGGTGCCGGCGCGGAAGCTGCCGCCGAAGATCACCGCGAAGACGCTGCCGGCCTTTTCCGTGCGCTGCTCGGGGATGCTGAAGCCTCTGGCCAGTGCCGCCTCCTCGCCGATCGGCCGCAGCACCCGGCGGACGCGCTCGACGTCACCGCCGCGCGCCACCAGGTAGCGGGCCGACTCCGGCAGCCAGAACAGCAGCGCCAGCGCCAGGACCAGCGGCAGCACGCCGCCGACCACCAGCAGGCTGTGCCAGCCGTAGGCCGGGATCATCCAGGCGGAGACGAAGCCGCCACCGGCCATGCCCAGGTTGAAGCCGCAGAACATGCTGGTCACCAGCAGCGACTTGTGACGCACCGGGGTGTATTCCGACAGCAGCGTGGTGGCGTTGGGCATGGCCGCGCCGAGGCCCAGGCCGGTGAGAAAGCGCAGCACCACCAGCTCGCCGACATTGTTGCTGTAGGCCGAGGCCAGGCTGAACAGCAGCGCCGAGCCGATCAGCACGCCCTTGCGGCCGAAGCGGTCGGCCAGCGGACCGGAGCAGAGTGCGCCGAACACCATGCCGATCAGCGCGGCGCTCATCACCGGGCCGAGGCTGGCACGGTCGATGCCCCAGTCCTGGACCAGCGCCGGGGCGATGAAGCCCATGGCGGCGGTATCCAGGCCATCGAGGAAGACGATCAAAAAGCACAGCAGGACGACGCGCCACTGATAGAGACTCAGCGGCCGGGAATCGATGAAGGTTTGTACGTCGAGGATTTCCGGGGCGCGGCCGGGCCCGGCGGCCTCGCCTGGAAGCGCAAGGGGGGTGCTCATGGGAATCTCTCTTGTTGTTGTCGGGATAGAGCGCACCCAAAGCTACGACCGTCCCGAACGGTAGAACAAGCCGATAATCGCCTTAGTGTTCGATAGCCGAACGACACTTCCTGCAACGCCCTTGCGTTGCCGCCGCCTAGCCCTGTCGCGACCGGTCGAGGTCGCCAGCTCCGGGACGGGTACCACACGCGATAACGGCACCGATTCTCTCGAAGCGACCAGCACTGCTTGCATCAACCGGGCGTTCTGCCGGTCGGCGTTTTTTCTGGCGGCACCAGTGGGAATCGAACGGGTCTGCCCCGGGAGGCGGGACGAAATCGCTCCCCACCGAACGGCGGGGAGCTGACGGGGGCGTTATACCGTTGCTGCGCCCTTGAGGATCCCATACAGCTGATCCTTCAGGCCCAGCTTCTCCTTCTTCAGGTTTTCGATTTCCACCGGCGTGCCCGGCTCGATGTGCGCCTCCATGTTCTTGATGCGCTGGTCCAGCTCGTTGTGCGCGTTGAACAGGCGTGCGAAATGCGCATCTTCGGTCTTCAGGCGGGAGATCAGATCGCGGTACTCGGGAAACATGGAAACTCCTGGATTCACAACTGTTGGGATACCACGGCAAGTGCGCGGACTATCCGTCGGAGCACGGCCAGACGCGCTGCCCGGCCCGGACGCTGCAGTACCGGCGAGACCCTGGATGCAGGTCTCGGTTACATCCTGACACCCGGAATCGCGGCCGCCCTTGACCGGCGTCAGGCCGCCTGGAGGATGCGGGAGCGCACCTAGACAACGAACGAACGCCGGCCCCGTTCGTGCCCGACCGCTTATGCTGATGACAGGCCCTCCGACAGGAACTCCATCATGGCCCGGTTCATCGTCATCGAATCCCTGGACGGCGTAG from Azotobacter salinestris carries:
- a CDS encoding YdcH family protein encodes the protein MFPEYRDLISRLKTEDAHFARLFNAHNELDQRIKNMEAHIEPGTPVEIENLKKEKLGLKDQLYGILKGAATV
- a CDS encoding MFS transporter translates to MSTPLALPGEAAGPGRAPEILDVQTFIDSRPLSLYQWRVVLLCFLIVFLDGLDTAAMGFIAPALVQDWGIDRASLGPVMSAALIGMVFGALCSGPLADRFGRKGVLIGSALLFSLASAYSNNVGELVVLRFLTGLGLGAAMPNATTLLSEYTPVRHKSLLVTSMFCGFNLGMAGGGFVSAWMIPAYGWHSLLVVGGVLPLVLALALLFWLPESARYLVARGGDVERVRRVLRPIGEEAALARGFSIPEQRTEKAGSVFAVIFGGSFRAGTLLLWLTYFMGLVIVYLLTSWLPTLLRDSGASMERAAFVGALFQFGGVLSAVAVGWAMDRMNPHKVIGLFYLMAGLFTWAVGQSLDQAALLATLILLAGMSVNGAQSAMPSLAARFYPTQGRATGVSWMLGIGRFGAILGAWIGATLLGLGWTFEEVLSALLLPAGIASAAILVKGLVSHADAT